The following proteins are co-located in the Dehalococcoidia bacterium genome:
- a CDS encoding LLM class flavin-dependent oxidoreductase produces the protein MKFGLFYELQLPKPLDNDQWDPDDERRIIHEALDQIEFADRLGFDYVFEVEHHFLEEYSHSSAPEVVLAAASQRTKNIRLGHGIVHMPPRVNHPARVAERIATLDLVSDGRVEFGTGEGASDMELGGFGTPRELKKEAWEEALRECVRMMTSVPYEGYEGVHFGMPVRNVIPKPLQKPHPPVWVAASRRETFMVAGRLGIAPLGFGFETPEEAAERIERYYELVRECRRPIGAALNPAVATVGNLMCARTDEEAIERGLSGAQFFGYSLGRGTPPNPPRNPGRDHLYREFRQRFDAAQTEAARDAATAQEPADESARALYRAGRRGGFMGSPEFIRNNLRRYEAAHLDAMIFIAQCGDRKHEHIMESLELFAKEVMPEFKERHREHQKWRERQLDGVKFPVNSTI, from the coding sequence ATGAAGTTCGGCCTCTTCTACGAGCTGCAACTCCCCAAGCCCCTGGACAACGACCAGTGGGACCCGGACGACGAGCGCCGGATCATCCACGAGGCCCTGGACCAGATCGAGTTCGCCGACAGGCTCGGCTTCGACTACGTGTTCGAGGTCGAGCACCACTTCCTGGAGGAGTACTCCCACTCCTCCGCGCCGGAAGTAGTGCTGGCAGCCGCCTCCCAGCGGACGAAGAACATCCGCCTCGGCCACGGCATCGTCCACATGCCGCCGCGGGTCAACCACCCGGCGCGCGTCGCGGAGCGCATCGCCACCCTGGACCTGGTGTCGGACGGGCGCGTGGAGTTCGGCACGGGCGAAGGCGCCTCGGACATGGAACTTGGCGGCTTCGGCACGCCGCGCGAGTTGAAGAAGGAGGCCTGGGAAGAGGCGCTGCGCGAATGCGTGCGCATGATGACCTCCGTCCCCTACGAGGGCTACGAAGGCGTACACTTCGGCATGCCCGTTCGCAACGTGATCCCCAAGCCACTGCAGAAGCCGCACCCACCCGTCTGGGTCGCCGCCTCGCGTCGAGAGACCTTCATGGTCGCCGGCCGTCTGGGCATCGCCCCCCTCGGCTTCGGCTTCGAGACGCCAGAGGAGGCGGCCGAGCGCATCGAGCGCTACTACGAGCTCGTACGCGAGTGCCGGCGCCCGATCGGCGCGGCCCTCAACCCCGCGGTTGCCACGGTCGGCAACCTCATGTGCGCGAGGACGGACGAGGAGGCCATCGAGCGCGGCCTGTCTGGCGCGCAGTTCTTCGGCTACTCGCTCGGGCGCGGCACGCCACCGAACCCGCCGCGCAATCCGGGGCGCGACCACCTCTACCGCGAGTTTCGCCAGCGCTTCGACGCCGCCCAGACGGAAGCCGCGCGCGACGCCGCCACGGCTCAAGAGCCGGCCGACGAGAGCGCGCGGGCCCTGTATCGCGCCGGCCGGAGGGGCGGGTTCATGGGCTCGCCGGAGTTCATCCGCAACAACCTGCGTCGCTACGAGGCGGCGCACCTGGACGCGATGATCTTCATCGCCCAGTGCGGCGACCGGAAGCACGAGCACATCATGGAGTCCCTGGAGCTCTTCGCGAAGGAGGTCATGCCCGAGTTCAAGGAGCGGCACCGCGAGCACCAGAAGTGGCGCGAGCGGCAACTGGACGGCGTCAAGTTCCCGGTCAACAGCACCATCTGA
- a CDS encoding DUF1786 family protein: MRILAVDVGTGTQDILLFDTAQPVENSVKMVMPSPTQIAARRIRRATEQGRPVLLEGTIAGGGPCAWALEEHVRAGLAAFATPEAALTFDDEIEKVEAMGVRLVSDDEARGTDAERVVLRDLDLEAIRRALAAFDADGGWDAVAAGCLDHGNAPPGYSDRLFRFDHLRSVVERENDLRAFAFLPQELSEYLTRARSMVRCLPEGLPAVFLDTGPAAALGALEDPVVRRAGRQVVLNLGNMHALAFHLQGERIVSLYEHHTGEMTTEQIEDFTRRLVEGALRHEEVFGSKGHGAFYAGPDREVEGQGGSGDMPLVAVTGPQRSRLRGSALRPYLAAPHGDMMISGCFGMLRAFAYRWPAWREEIEAALEE; encoded by the coding sequence GTGCGCATTCTTGCCGTCGACGTCGGGACCGGCACGCAGGACATCCTGCTGTTCGACACTGCCCAGCCCGTCGAGAACAGCGTCAAGATGGTCATGCCCTCGCCAACCCAGATCGCCGCCCGCCGCATCCGCCGGGCCACGGAACAGGGGAGGCCGGTGCTGCTGGAGGGGACAATCGCTGGCGGCGGGCCCTGCGCGTGGGCGCTGGAGGAACACGTCCGCGCCGGCCTCGCCGCCTTTGCCACTCCGGAGGCGGCGCTGACATTCGACGACGAGATCGAGAAGGTCGAGGCGATGGGCGTCCGCCTGGTCTCGGACGACGAGGCCAGGGGGACGGACGCGGAGCGGGTCGTGCTGCGCGACCTCGACCTCGAGGCAATCCGGCGGGCCCTGGCCGCGTTCGACGCGGACGGGGGCTGGGACGCCGTTGCCGCCGGGTGCCTGGACCACGGCAATGCGCCTCCCGGTTACTCGGACCGCCTCTTCCGCTTCGACCACCTGCGGAGCGTGGTCGAGCGCGAGAACGACTTGCGGGCGTTCGCCTTCCTGCCGCAGGAACTGTCGGAGTACCTGACGCGCGCGCGCTCGATGGTGCGCTGCCTGCCGGAGGGCCTCCCCGCCGTTTTCCTGGACACCGGGCCAGCGGCCGCGCTTGGGGCGCTGGAGGACCCCGTCGTCCGCCGCGCTGGCCGGCAGGTGGTGCTGAACCTCGGCAACATGCACGCCCTGGCCTTCCACCTGCAGGGCGAGCGCATCGTCTCGCTCTACGAGCACCACACCGGCGAAATGACGACGGAACAGATCGAGGATTTCACCCGCCGGCTCGTAGAGGGCGCCCTTCGACACGAGGAGGTCTTCGGGTCAAAAGGGCACGGCGCCTTCTACGCGGGCCCCGACCGGGAGGTCGAGGGCCAGGGAGGAAGCGGGGACATGCCGCTCGTCGCCGTCACCGGTCCGCAGCGGTCGCGGCTGCGGGGCTCCGCGCTTCGCCCCTACCTGGCCGCCCCGCACGGCGACATGATGATCAGCGGCTGCTTTGGCATGCTGCGCGCCTTCGCCTACCGCTGGCCGGCGTGGCGTGAGGAGATCGAGGCGGCCCTGGAGGAGTAG
- a CDS encoding nitroreductase family protein, whose protein sequence is MEIKPPEQTGLFEALYTTRALRRFKPDPVPDEVLFQVIDAAIRAPAGGNQQVWHFLIIRDPELRLKVAKWYEDGWNNSGYREVETDPARLAALPRQQQLVVRSAAYLAHNMQEAPVLVFVCGPRNAGGSIYPAVQNFLLACRGMGLGSTLTTLFMRNFDKIAQELGIPEGQQAFALLPVGYPRDKFGPVSRRPVWKHASLDRWGNEWPFAKAQPDQGWRDKWVAPAQEG, encoded by the coding sequence ATGGAGATCAAGCCACCGGAGCAGACAGGCCTGTTCGAGGCGCTCTATACGACGCGCGCCCTGCGCCGCTTCAAGCCCGACCCGGTGCCGGACGAAGTCCTGTTCCAGGTGATCGACGCCGCGATCCGGGCCCCGGCGGGCGGCAACCAGCAGGTGTGGCACTTCCTCATCATCCGGGACCCCGAACTGCGTCTGAAGGTCGCGAAGTGGTATGAGGACGGCTGGAACAACTCGGGCTACCGCGAGGTCGAGACCGACCCGGCGCGGCTCGCGGCCTTGCCGCGGCAACAGCAGTTGGTGGTGCGGTCCGCGGCGTACCTGGCGCACAACATGCAGGAGGCGCCCGTGCTCGTGTTCGTCTGCGGGCCGAGGAACGCTGGCGGCAGCATCTATCCGGCGGTGCAGAATTTCCTCCTCGCCTGCCGTGGCATGGGGCTGGGCAGCACCCTGACGACTCTGTTCATGCGCAACTTCGACAAGATCGCGCAGGAGCTCGGCATACCGGAGGGACAACAGGCGTTCGCGCTCCTTCCGGTCGGCTACCCGCGCGACAAGTTCGGGCCTGTGAGCCGCCGGCCGGTCTGGAAGCACGCCAGCCTGGACCGCTGGGGCAATGAGTGGCCGTTCGCGAAGGCACAGCCAGACCAGGGCTGGCGGGACAAGTGGGTGGCGCCGGCCCAGGAAGGTTGA
- a CDS encoding NAD(P)/FAD-dependent oxidoreductase, translating to MYDAIVVGARCAGAPTAMLLAREGFRVLLLDRDTFPSDIMSTHYIHPPGVAALSQWGVLDAVLASGCPPLRRTSFALGPQVTVSEHDPEGRAIALCPRRHVLDKILVDAAVKAGVELREDFVVRDLLFAPDGAVTGITARDAAGRTVSEEARIVVGADGLHSRVARLVQPTEYNRVETLLCAYYSYFSGVEVERDCIYLYGTLGAGVLAFPTNRSLLCIAAARPRAQMAAFRANMEAAFFESIELANAEFAARVRAGRREERFLGTGDLPHYFRKPYGPGWALVGDAGLHLDPTNGLGITKAFSEVQLLAPALAAGLRGQRPMDEALAEYHARRDQQWVPLGQQNLEMSSAVGLAAPGRFRPWSEIEAEIAAAP from the coding sequence ATGTATGACGCGATAGTAGTCGGCGCCCGCTGCGCCGGCGCCCCAACGGCGATGCTGCTCGCCCGCGAGGGCTTTCGTGTCCTCCTGCTGGACCGCGACACCTTCCCCAGCGACATCATGTCCACCCATTACATCCACCCGCCAGGCGTCGCCGCGCTGTCGCAGTGGGGTGTGCTGGACGCCGTGCTCGCGTCCGGGTGCCCGCCCCTGCGCCGGACAAGCTTCGCCCTCGGCCCTCAGGTCACGGTCAGCGAGCACGACCCCGAAGGCAGGGCTATCGCCCTCTGCCCGCGGCGCCACGTTCTCGACAAGATACTCGTGGACGCGGCCGTTAAGGCCGGAGTGGAGCTGCGGGAGGACTTCGTCGTCCGTGACCTGCTCTTCGCGCCGGACGGGGCCGTCACCGGCATCACGGCCCGCGACGCTGCCGGGCGGACCGTGAGCGAAGAAGCGCGCATAGTTGTCGGCGCCGACGGCCTCCACTCCCGGGTGGCGAGGCTGGTGCAGCCAACCGAGTACAACCGCGTCGAAACCCTCCTCTGCGCCTACTACTCCTACTTCTCCGGCGTCGAGGTCGAGCGGGACTGCATCTACCTCTACGGCACCCTCGGCGCCGGCGTCCTCGCGTTCCCAACGAACCGCTCGCTTCTCTGCATCGCCGCGGCGCGGCCCCGCGCGCAGATGGCGGCGTTCCGGGCGAACATGGAGGCGGCCTTCTTCGAGAGCATAGAGCTCGCGAACGCTGAGTTCGCCGCCAGGGTGCGGGCCGGGCGCCGTGAGGAGCGCTTTCTCGGCACCGGCGACCTGCCGCACTACTTCCGCAAGCCATATGGCCCCGGCTGGGCGCTGGTAGGGGACGCTGGCCTGCACCTCGACCCGACGAACGGCCTCGGGATCACGAAGGCGTTCTCCGAAGTGCAGCTCCTGGCGCCCGCGCTGGCAGCGGGCCTCCGCGGCCAGCGCCCCATGGACGAGGCGCTGGCCGAGTATCACGCGCGGCGCGACCAGCAGTGGGTGCCGCTGGGCCAGCAAAACCTGGAAATGTCCTCCGCGGTTGGCCTGGCGGCACCGGGTCGCTTTCGACCGTGGAGCGAGATCGAGGCCGAGATCGCCGCCGCCCCGTAA